In Rhizorhabdus phycosphaerae, the genomic stretch TGCGGTCGAATGGAAATGGTCGTTGATGATGTCGTCGGGCAGGTCGCGTGCTTCGCCCAGTTCCTGGAGCACCACGTCCTTCTCGCGCACGAGGTCGGACGGTTCGAAATGGGGTTTCCGGACGAGATCGGCGACCAGTTCGACGCCCAGGTCGAGATTCTCGGCCAGCAGCCGCGCCTGAAAGGCGGTCTGGTCACGCGAGGTATAGGCGTTCAGATAGCCGCCGACATTCTCGACCGCCTCGGATATCTGCCGGGCGTTGCGGCCGCCCGCGCCCTTGAACACCATATGCTCGAACAGATGCGCAAGCCCGTTGGTCCGCGCGTCCTCATGGCGCGCGCCGCAGTCGACATGAAGGCCGAGCGCGACCGTCTCGACGCCGATCATCGGCTCGGCGGCGATGGTGAAGCCGTTGGCCAGCCGGTGGAGATGCGGGCCGGACATATCGGTCAGACCGCTGCCACCGACTGGTCGGCGACGAATTGCTCGATCGCCCCGATCTCTGCCGGAAGAACGACATAGCGTTCCTGCCGTTCGAACAACTCGCCGATCCGGGCAGGCAGCGTCGGGCGGACGCCCGTCGCCCGCTCGACCGCGTCGCCGAATTTGGCGGGATGGGCGGTCGCCAGCGTGACGATCGGGATCGCCGGGTCGAGATCGGCGTCCTGCGCGGCGGCGAGGCCGATCGCGCTGTGCGGATCGATGATCTCGCCGGCGCGGTCATGTGCCCAGCGCATCGCCATCTGCATCCGGTCGGCATCGACGCGGGCGCTGGAGAAGAGCGCGGCGGCTTCGCTGCGCATCGCGGCGGGAATGTCGAGGCGCCGGCTGGACTCGAAGCCCTTCATCGTCGCGGCGAGCGCACCGCCATCGCGGCCGTGCAGGTCGAACAGCAGGCGCTCGAAATTCGAGCTGACTTGGATGTCCATCGAGGGCGCCGCCGTGGCGGTGACCGTGCCAACCGAATAATCCCCGGCCGACAGGGCACGGTGGAGGATGTCGTTGACGTTGGTTGCAACGATCAGCTTGGCGACGGGCAGGCCCATGCGGGCCGCCACATAGCCGGCGAAGACGTCGCCGAAATTGCCCGTCGGCACCGAGAAGGCGACCGGCCGGTCGGGTGCGCCGAGCTGTACGGCCGTGTAGAAATAATAGACGATCTGGGCCATCAGCCGCGCCCAGTTGATCGAATTGACGGCCGACAGGTTGAACCGGCTGGCGAAGCCGGCATCGGCGAACATCGCCTTCACCAGCGCCTGAGCGTCGTCGAAGCTGCCTTCGATCGCGATATTGTGGACGTTGGGCGCCAGTACCGTCGTCATCTGGCGGCGCTGCACCTCGGACACGCGGCCCTTGGGGTGAAGCATGAAGATGTCGACCTTGGCGCGGCCCGCAAGCGCGTCGATCGCTGCAGACCCCGTGTCGCCGCTGGTCGCGCCGATCACGGTCAGGTGGGTGTCGCGCTTGGCCAGAAAGCGCTCGAACAGCAGGCCGAGCAGCTGGAGCGCGACGTCTTTGAAGGCGAGGGTCGGGCCGTGGAACAGCTCGAGCAGCCACTGGCGATGATCGAGCTGCTTGAGCGGCACGACGGCGGCATGGGCGAAGCGGCCATAAGCGGTCTCGCACAGGGCCTTCAGTTCGGCGTCGTCGAGCGCGCCAGCCACGAAGGGCCGCATGACCGCGACCGCCGTATCGACATAGGACAGGCCGCGCATCGCCGCGATCTCGGCGGTCGTAAAGCTCGGCCACTGATCGGGGACATAAAGCCCGCCGTCGGAGGCGAGGCCCGCGAGCGTGACGTCTTCGAATCCAAGGCGGGGGGCTGAACCCCTGGTGCTGACATACTGCATGACCGGCGGCCCTTAGCGAGCGCGCGCCGCTGCGGCAAGGAATTGGGAGGCTCTACGTCCGAAACATCGTCGCTGTGGCGGATCGGCATCGTCGCGGCCGTGCCGGTCCCTGCGGTCAGAAGAGCCAGGCGATCACAGCCGAGACCATCGTCGCCCCGCCGATGGGCGCGATCAACAGGAGCAGGAGGTTGAGTGCGACCACAAGCGTCAGTGCTTTTTGTTGGCGCAGGCTAAGGGGTGGACGCTGCTCCGGAAGTCTCGGGCGCCAGGGCGGGGGAGGCGGCTGGTCGCGGAAATCCATGAACATGAAGGGTTCGCTCCATCGCCTCGAAGCGGGGAGGATGCCGAGCCGCCACAGTCGCGTCGACATGCTTCTTCGGACAGGCCCCGTTCGGACGTTATCGCGGCTCGAAGGCCATGGCGTCCACGTCGAACCAGATCACGACGTCTCCGCCATGCTCGTCGATCGCCGACACCTTCGCCAGCGCTTTCGTTTCGTGAAGAACGAGCGAACGGGACCGGGGCTCGACCTTCAGTGCCGCCAACACGTCCCTCTCGTCCGCTGCCGATGTTATCCGGAAGGCGCTATCGGGCGATTGTCCGTCTCCATTGGTCAGGATGCGGGCAATATGTAAGCGTCGAGACGCCTCTCCCGCTTCCGCGACAGACGCCATAGCCAGCATCGACATCAGCGCCATCGCCACGAGGCGGCCATCGATCATTGGATGTCAGTCACAGATAATGTTCCTCAACCGGAGCGGCAGAGCTGGCGCAAAGCATCATTGATGAGAATAGCGAATGCCTCCAAAATGGAGAGGACGCTAGAAATCCACGCCGACCGAGAGCCGGACGTCTCGCGCCGAAATCTGCCCGGTATCCGGGACGGCGCGGTAATTGCCGATCCGCGCCCCCACATTGATGGGGCCTTCGGGCTCGGGGGGCTGCACCGTGATCGACTGGCCTTCGCTCGCCATGCGCCGGTAGCCGGTTCGTGTGGTCGAGCGGTCCTCGACCGTCAACGCTCGCGCTGCGCGCTTGGCCTCGCTCTCGGCGCGGGCCACGGCGGACGGATCGCGTAACGGGGCGACTTTCGCGCCCGCAGGTAGGTTGCGCGGCGGGTCGCTCAACCGGAAGGATCCCGACCAGTCGAGCACGACGGGCTGCGGCAGGGGAGTCTTTTCGGACGATGGCGCATCCACCGCCGCCGTCCCGCCCGGCACGGCGATCAGAGCGACCAGACAGGCGCCAGCCGCGAGGAGAGTCGTACGGCCGTTCCGGCGCGGATCGGGGCGGTGCACGGTCATCAACATCGCATAGCATCGGAATCGCCGATTTCACACTGAATACCCCCGGTTTCATGCGACGAAGCGTTTGACGAGCATGGGGCTGCGTCACTATATGCGCGCTCCGTCAGGCGGCCGGTGGCCGCCTTTTTGCATTTTCGGAGCGATTTTAGAGCCGATCGAAAGGAAAGGGAGTTTTTGCCATGACCATCACCCCGCTCATGCCGGTTTATCCGCGGTGCGGCGTGCGTCCGGTGCGAGGCGAAGGCTGCTACCTGATCGGCGAGCGCGGTGAGCGCTATCTCGACTTCGCGAGCGGCATCGCGGTCAATCTGCTCGGACACGGCCACCCCGAACTGGTCAAGGCGATCGCCGACCAGGCGGCGACGCTGATGCACGTGTCGAACCTCTATGGCAGCCCGCAGGGTGAGGCCTTCGCCCAGAAGCTGGTCGATCGCACCTTCGCCGACACCGTCTTTTTTACCAATTCGGGTGCCGAAGCGGTCGAGTGCGCGATCAAGGCTGCGCGCCGTTATCACCATGTGAACGGCAATCCGAACCGGACCAAGATCATCAGCTTCACCAACGCCTTCCACGGGCGGACGCTGGGCACGATCTCGGCCACCAACCAGCCGAAGATGCGCGACGGCTTCGAGCCGCTGCTGCCCGGTTTCGAGGTGGTCGCCTTCAACGACCTGGAGGCGGCGCGTGCCGCGGTCGATGCCAACACAGCGGGATTCCTTGTCGAGCCGGTGCAGGGTGAAGGCGGCATGACGCCGGCCAAGCCCGAGTTCCTTCAGGGCCTGCGCCAGATCTGCGACGAGCAGGGTCTGCTGCTGATCCTCGACGAGGTCCAGTGCGGCTATTGCCGGACCGGCACCTTCTTCGCGCACGAGCAATATGGCATCACGCCGGACATCATGGCGGTCGCCAAGGGTATCGGCGG encodes the following:
- a CDS encoding DUF4919 domain-containing protein → MIDGRLVAMALMSMLAMASVAEAGEASRRLHIARILTNGDGQSPDSAFRITSAADERDVLAALKVEPRSRSLVLHETKALAKVSAIDEHGGDVVIWFDVDAMAFEPR
- the thrC gene encoding threonine synthase, giving the protein MQYVSTRGSAPRLGFEDVTLAGLASDGGLYVPDQWPSFTTAEIAAMRGLSYVDTAVAVMRPFVAGALDDAELKALCETAYGRFAHAAVVPLKQLDHRQWLLELFHGPTLAFKDVALQLLGLLFERFLAKRDTHLTVIGATSGDTGSAAIDALAGRAKVDIFMLHPKGRVSEVQRRQMTTVLAPNVHNIAIEGSFDDAQALVKAMFADAGFASRFNLSAVNSINWARLMAQIVYYFYTAVQLGAPDRPVAFSVPTGNFGDVFAGYVAARMGLPVAKLIVATNVNDILHRALSAGDYSVGTVTATAAPSMDIQVSSNFERLLFDLHGRDGGALAATMKGFESSRRLDIPAAMRSEAAALFSSARVDADRMQMAMRWAHDRAGEIIDPHSAIGLAAAQDADLDPAIPIVTLATAHPAKFGDAVERATGVRPTLPARIGELFERQERYVVLPAEIGAIEQFVADQSVAAV
- a CDS encoding aspartate aminotransferase family protein; translation: MTITPLMPVYPRCGVRPVRGEGCYLIGERGERYLDFASGIAVNLLGHGHPELVKAIADQAATLMHVSNLYGSPQGEAFAQKLVDRTFADTVFFTNSGAEAVECAIKAARRYHHVNGNPNRTKIISFTNAFHGRTLGTISATNQPKMRDGFEPLLPGFEVVAFNDLEAARAAVDANTAGFLVEPVQGEGGMTPAKPEFLQGLRQICDEQGLLLILDEVQCGYCRTGTFFAHEQYGITPDIMAVAKGIGGGFPLGACLATEEAAKGMVAGTHGSTYGGNPLAMAAAEAVFRVAVNDEFLSNVQTMAARLRQAIEQMMPNHDSVFDSTRGLGLMIGIKLKDAVEARAFVAHLRDNHGLLTVAAGENVVRILPPLVIDDSHVAECVEKLSAGARTYEAAQ